One part of the Chthonomonadales bacterium genome encodes these proteins:
- a CDS encoding Gfo/Idh/MocA family oxidoreductase, which translates to MSAPNDAPAGNGVTRRHFLRSSAAAAVSAALLSTGNYAFAQGSDRIRVGLIGCGGRGTGAAGDCANSAPNIEIWAMGDVFEDRLNGSREHLKGLGDKLKVTDERCFTGIDAYKHVLAQDIQLVILATPPGFRPVHFQAAIEAGKHVFMEKPVATDAPGIRAVLAAGDLATQKGLAVVAGTQRRHQNGYVATMRRIHDGAIGDLVGAQVYWNGGGVGNGTGEFTENDATLEWQIRHWYYLTWLCGDHIVEQHVHNIDVANWAFGAHPVSAMGVGGRAQRTAPVYGQIFDHFAIDFEYPNGVRVMSMCRHWDNTPSNVSERVVGTRGVSDCSSNIWGATPWRYQGQGNNPYVTEHTDLVNSIRAGKPLNEARAVAESTLSAIMGRMAAYTGQVVTWDEALNSKESLMPAVDDLKRVLGVPPVAVPGKTQLT; encoded by the coding sequence ATGAGCGCACCGAACGACGCGCCCGCCGGCAACGGCGTCACGCGCAGGCACTTTCTGAGGTCCTCGGCAGCCGCTGCCGTGTCCGCCGCCCTCCTCTCCACCGGCAACTACGCCTTCGCGCAGGGCTCCGACCGCATCCGCGTCGGCCTGATCGGCTGCGGCGGCCGCGGCACCGGCGCCGCGGGCGACTGCGCCAACTCCGCCCCCAACATCGAGATCTGGGCGATGGGCGACGTCTTCGAGGATCGCCTCAACGGCAGCCGCGAGCACCTGAAGGGCCTTGGCGACAAGCTCAAGGTGACCGACGAGCGCTGCTTCACCGGGATCGACGCCTACAAGCACGTGCTCGCCCAGGACATTCAGCTGGTGATCCTGGCCACGCCGCCCGGCTTTCGCCCGGTTCATTTCCAGGCAGCGATCGAGGCCGGCAAGCACGTCTTCATGGAGAAGCCCGTCGCCACGGACGCCCCCGGCATCCGCGCCGTCCTCGCCGCCGGCGATTTGGCCACACAGAAGGGCCTGGCCGTGGTCGCCGGCACGCAGCGCCGCCACCAGAACGGCTACGTCGCCACGATGCGGCGCATCCACGATGGCGCCATCGGCGACCTGGTGGGCGCCCAGGTCTACTGGAACGGCGGCGGCGTGGGCAACGGCACCGGCGAGTTCACCGAAAACGACGCCACGCTCGAGTGGCAGATCCGCCACTGGTACTACCTGACCTGGCTGTGCGGCGACCACATCGTGGAGCAGCACGTCCACAACATCGACGTCGCCAACTGGGCCTTCGGCGCGCACCCGGTCTCGGCGATGGGCGTGGGTGGCCGCGCGCAGCGCACCGCGCCGGTCTACGGGCAGATATTCGACCACTTCGCCATCGACTTCGAGTATCCCAACGGGGTGCGCGTGATGAGCATGTGCCGCCACTGGGACAACACGCCCAGCAACGTGTCGGAGCGCGTCGTGGGCACCAGGGGCGTGTCCGACTGCAGCTCCAACATCTGGGGCGCCACCCCCTGGCGCTACCAGGGCCAGGGCAACAACCCGTACGTCACCGAGCACACCGACCTCGTCAACAGCATCCGGGCCGGTAAGCCGCTCAACGAGGCCCGGGCCGTGGCGGAGAGCACCCTCTCGGCCATCATGGGCCGGATGGCCGCCTACACCGGGCAGGTGGTCACCTGGGACGAGGCCCTCAACTCGAAGGAGAGCCTGATGCCGGCAGTCGACGACCTGAAGAGGGTTCTCGGCGTGCCGCCGGTCGCGGTTCCGGGCAAGACGCAGCTCACGTAG